From one Eucalyptus grandis isolate ANBG69807.140 chromosome 9, ASM1654582v1, whole genome shotgun sequence genomic stretch:
- the LOC104420551 gene encoding B-box zinc finger protein 20-like: protein MKIQCDVCNKEEAAVFCSADEAALCDGCDRYVHHANKLVSQHKRHSLIRHNFQEFPLCDICQEQRGLIFCKEDRAILCTECDPPIHESNEHTQKHSRFLFTGVKISGFSSPCRTSSSSLTNLDTSISTRTKESQSSYENGRSMEFLNSSHADQDDDHMIDTSSFSTSSISEYFTKMLPGWRVDDFLDSPSAPING, encoded by the exons ATGAAGATCCAATGTGATGTGTGCAACAAGGAGGAGGCCGCTGTATTTTGCTCAGCAGATGAAGCTGCCCTCTGTGATGGTTGCGATCGGTACGTCCATCACGCGAACAAGCTCGTCAGCCAGCACAAGCGTCACTCGCTTATTCGCCACAACTTCCAAGAATTTCCTCTGTGCGATATTTGCCAG GAGCAGCGTGGTTTGATTTTCTGCAAAGAAGATAGAGCAATTCTTTGCACGGAGTGCGACCCTCCCATACACGAGTCCAATGAGCACACGCAGAAGCACAGCAGGTTCCTTTTCACCGGAGTCAAAATCTCCGGTTTTTCCTCGCCGTGCCGCACCTCCTCCTCGTCATTGACTAACCTTGACACATCCATCAGTACCCGAACTAAGGAATCACAGTCTTCATATGAAAATGGACGATCGATGGAGTTTTTAAATTCTTCCCATGCTGACCAAGACGATGATCATATGATCGACACCAGCTCATTCTCAACAAGCAGCATATCAGAGTACTTCACCAAGATGCTGCCTGGTTGGCGAGTAGATGATTTCCTCGATTCTCCATCAGCTCCCATTAATGGTTAA
- the LOC104418869 gene encoding protein SHI RELATED SEQUENCE 3 isoform X1, producing MMMMRGQSGMSTSSSRCQDCGNQAKRDCEYRRCRTCCKSKGFHCQTHVKSTWVPAYRRHQRHQQEQQHQHLLNSVPVHQQRSIQPQNPKRHRDTSTFPGLGTEGNLPAEVSSTATFRCVRVSIEDDDAAEHYAYQTSVNIGGHAFKGILYDQGPDTCYGTAAGESSSGDPTALPSNNDDNNPAICTLASASAPEESIYPCSYPFPLSASISGTHYIFPKS from the exons atgatgatgatgagagggcAATCTGGGATGAGCACGAGCTCATCAAGGTGTCAAGACTGTGGGAACCAAGCCAAGAGGGACTGTGAGTACAGGAGGTGCAGGACTTGCTGCAAAAGCAAAGGCTTTCACTGCCAAACTCACGTCAAAAGCACTTGGGTTCCTGCCTATAGGAGACACCAGAGACATCAACAGGAACAGCAACATCAACATCTCCTAAACAGCGTTCCTGTTCACCAACAGCGCTCAATCCAaccccaaaaccctaaaaggcacagAGACACTTCCACATTTCCAG GGTTGGGCACTGAAGGGAATCTTCCTGCAGAAGTGAGCTCAACAGCTACATTCCGGTGCGTTCGGGTGAGCATTGAAGACGATGATGCAGCTGAGCATTATGCGTATCAGACATCCGTGAACATCGGAGGGCATGCTTTCAAAGGCATTCTCTATGATCAAGGTCCCGACACCTGCTATGGCACCGCTGCTGGCGAGAGCTCTTCAGGTGATCCCACCGCCTTACCTagtaataatgatgataataatcCCGCCATATGCACTTTGGCTTCGGCTTCAGCTCCGGAGGAATCGATCTATCCTTGCTCATATCCGTTTCCTCTAAGTGCTTCCATCTCCGGGACGCACTACATTTTCCCGAAATCATAG
- the LOC104418869 gene encoding protein SHI RELATED SEQUENCE 3 isoform X2, protein MMMMRGQSGMSTSSSRCQDCGNQAKRDCEYRRCRTCCKSKGFHCQTHVKSTWVPAYRRHQRHQQEQQHQHLLNSVPVHQQRSIQPQNPKRHRDTSTFPEVSSTATFRCVRVSIEDDDAAEHYAYQTSVNIGGHAFKGILYDQGPDTCYGTAAGESSSGDPTALPSNNDDNNPAICTLASASAPEESIYPCSYPFPLSASISGTHYIFPKS, encoded by the exons atgatgatgatgagagggcAATCTGGGATGAGCACGAGCTCATCAAGGTGTCAAGACTGTGGGAACCAAGCCAAGAGGGACTGTGAGTACAGGAGGTGCAGGACTTGCTGCAAAAGCAAAGGCTTTCACTGCCAAACTCACGTCAAAAGCACTTGGGTTCCTGCCTATAGGAGACACCAGAGACATCAACAGGAACAGCAACATCAACATCTCCTAAACAGCGTTCCTGTTCACCAACAGCGCTCAATCCAaccccaaaaccctaaaaggcacagAGACACTTCCACATTTCCAG AAGTGAGCTCAACAGCTACATTCCGGTGCGTTCGGGTGAGCATTGAAGACGATGATGCAGCTGAGCATTATGCGTATCAGACATCCGTGAACATCGGAGGGCATGCTTTCAAAGGCATTCTCTATGATCAAGGTCCCGACACCTGCTATGGCACCGCTGCTGGCGAGAGCTCTTCAGGTGATCCCACCGCCTTACCTagtaataatgatgataataatcCCGCCATATGCACTTTGGCTTCGGCTTCAGCTCCGGAGGAATCGATCTATCCTTGCTCATATCCGTTTCCTCTAAGTGCTTCCATCTCCGGGACGCACTACATTTTCCCGAAATCATAG